Below is a window of Georgenia soli DNA.
GGCACGCCGAGCGCGTCGCCGGCCGCCTGGGCCTTGAGCACGCCTGCGGCGCGGTCAAGGGTTGCTGGGTTCATGCGTTCTCCGTTCGTGGGGGCTGCACGCGGTCCGGAAGTCGGAGGGCGAGCCGGTCGGGGTCGGGTTTGTCGGGGGTCGGGTCGGTCAGGGTCGGGCGTGCACCGTCGACAGTGACGCCCAGGGCGCTGAGGCGTAAGTCGAACCTCGGTCGATCAGTCGTCCCAGGCGGACTTACCTACCGCAGGGGCACTGACGGGAGGCGAGGCGCACTACACGCCGAGTGGGTGGTGGCCGGAGGACTGAGGCGTAAGTCGAACCTGGGCGGATCAGTCGTCCCAGGCGGACTTACCTACCGCAGGGGCACTGACGGGCGACCGAGCGCCGGTCAGGACATCCCGCGCCCGTAGTAGCTGGACTTCCGGCGAGCGTCCGCGGAGGTGTACTTGGCGGCCCGGGAGTGGGCGCCGTCGCGCACGTTCCCGATGAGCTCGGACAGGACGGCCGACTCCTCGTGCAGGCTCGCGCGCATCGACATCGGTGCACTGGCCATCGCCGCGGCGACCGTCCCGCCCGCGCTCTGGAGGTGCCGGAGCGCACCTGCGATGTCGCCGTCGCTGAGGAGGGTCGAGGCCTCCCGCTTGGCGCGCTGCGCCTCGAGGTACGCGAGCTCGGTGCGGACCACCGGGTCCGGGACCCGTCCGGCCGCGACGTCGCCCGGCACCACGTTGACGTGCACCGGCACCGTGACCGTGTGCTGCTCCAGGTTCGGCAGCTCCACCCAGTCGAGCGTCAGCTCGGCCACCTGCAGCAGCCCGAGCACGGGCAGCCGGGGGACGTCGAAGGTCAGCACGAGCTTGCGCGTCTCCCCCGCGTACAGGCCGCCGATCTCCACCTGCACGCCCTGCTCCACGAGATTGGCCGGCAGGTCGTTGAGCACCTGCAGCCCACGGACCTGCGGCGACATCGTCACCAGCAGCGTGGCCGCCTGGGCGGCCTGGCTGAGCAGCCCGTCGACCTCGGCGGCGATGGCCTGCGCGGCGGCGTCGGGGTCCTCGGCGAAGCTCTCGTTGCCGCCGCCGGAGCGGGCGAGCGCGGAGAGGAGCCGCTCGTCGTAGCCGAGGCCGTAGCCGAGGGAGGAGGTGGTCACGCCCTGGGTGCGCGCCTTCGCGGCGACGGCCCCGAGCACGTCCGGCCGGGTCTCGCCGTGGTTGGCGTGGCCGTCGCTGATCAGCACGAGAGTCGCACCGGCGGCGGTGGCGGCCCTGCGCGCCTCCTTCAGGCCGCGCAGGTATCCGGCGGCCAGGTCCGTTGACCCGCCGGCGTGGATGGCGGCGACGGCGCTCCGGATCGCCGCCTTGTCGGTCACGGGTCCGGCGGGGACGACGACGCGCGCCTCGTCGTCGAACGCGACGAGGCCGAACCGGTCGCGCGGGTCGAGCCGGTCGACGAGCTCGATCAGCGCCCGCTTGGCGCCCTCGAGGGGGGCGCCGTGCATCGAGCCGCTCCGGTCCAGGACCACCTGGAGGGTGGCGGCGGCACGTTCGGCGTCGGCGTCCGGGGCGGGCGCGGCGATCTCGAGCAGCATGGAGAGGGTGGAGTCCGTCTCGACGGCGACGACGTCCACGTCGAGGTGGGTGGTGAGGTGCATGAGGAACTCCTTCGTGCCCTGGCCGGACCGGGTCCGACCGACCTATGATGCACAGAGCATAGGGCTGGCTGCATAGGAGTGTCAATGCCATGGGCATAGAAGAGTCACCGGGCGGCGATTCCCGGAACAGCAAGGACCGCTACTCCGGGCTGGCACGCCTGCTCCGCGGCCGCCGGGAGGAGCTCGGGCTGTCCCGCCGGGACGTCGTGACGCGCACCAAGCTGTCCTACCCCTACGTGTCCCAGCTGGAGGGCGGATATCGCGCGCCGTCCCTGGGGTCGGCGCGCAAGCTCGCGGACGCGCTGCACCTGCCCGTCGAGGAGGTCGTCAGGGCAGCGGGCGGCGACCTCACCGGGTCGCCCGAGCCCTCGACTCCCGCGCGGCGGGCCGCCCCAGCGGGACACTTCCGCAACCCCGCCTATTCGGACGGCATAATGCAAGACGGCGCAGCGGCGCCCTCGGACCTCGCCGCGGCCACCGCCCAGCCCGGGGACACCACCGGCGACGTCGAGACTGCGGCGCTGCGCCGCGCCGCACCCCACGCCCCCGCCGACCGGGACCCCCTGAGCCTGCTCGGCGGCGCCGGCCACGTCCCCGGCGCGGCGTTCGCAGCCGCGGCCGCGGCGCCACGCCGTCGTACCGGCCCCGGCGAGCTGGAGGCCGTGGCCGACGACGTCGCGACCCTCCTGCACCGCCTGCCGCCCCAGAGCCGGCTCGACGCGCTGGCGCTCGTCCAGTCCCGGCTGATGGCGGAGATGGTGCAGGAGCAGGTCCGGCGCGCGACCGAGGGGTGACCGCTCAGGCCATGCTCGACAGCATGATGAGGTTCCCGCAGGTGTCGTCGAGCACGGCGGTCTTCAGGCCCGGCCCCATCGGGGTCGGCTCCTGGGTGAAGCGCACACCCTTGGCGGTCAGCTCCTCGTAGGTGGCGTCGAGGTCGTCGACGGCGAACGAGGCCGCCGGGATTCCGTCCTCCATCAGGGCGGCCTTGAACGCCTTCGCCGCGGGGTGCTCGTCGGGCTCGAGCAGCAGCTCCACGCCGTCGGGCTCGTCGGCGCCGACCACCGTGAGCCACCGGAACGCCCCGGCGGGCACGTCGTTCTTGGGCATGAAGCCGAGCGTGTCGGTGTAGAACTCCAGCGCCTTCTGCTGGTCGTCGACGAAGACGCTCATCACGTGGATCCTGGGCACGTCATTCTCCTGTTCGGTGGAGGGGCCAGCGCTCGATGATCGCGCGCAGGGGCTCCGTGTCGAGATGGTGGATCTTGGTGCGGCCGTCACGGTGCGAGCGCACCAGCCCGGCGTCCTCGAGCACCGCGAGGTGCTGGGAGACCGCCTGCCGCGTCGAGGTGCTCCCGTGCCGCATGGTGAGCCGGCCGCAGATCTCGAACAGCGTCTGCCCGTCGCGGAGCAGAAGCTCGTCGAGGATGAGGCGACGCGTCGGGTCCGCGAGCGCCCTGTAGACGTCTGCCACGGGCACCACCATACGCAAGGCGCTGCTTGCATGTCAGCGGAACGGGAGGGGAAAGGGGCTGCGCCCCGCACCCGGCCGCGGGAGCACCGTCCGACAGGGAGGCCAGCCGACGGCAAGACCCGCCGACGTGCGACGACCGGTCGGCGGGTCCATCCTCGGCGCGTGAACCTCACCGTCGTCGTCGCGCTCGCGGCCAACGCCCTCGTCGCCCTGGCCAAGACGTTCGCGGCTCTCTTCACGGGTTCGGCGTCGATGGTGGCGGAGTCGGCGCACTCCTGGGCGGACACCGGCAACCAGGTCCTGCTGCTGATCGCGGACCGCCGCTCCCGACGCCGCCCCGACGCCGCGCACCCGCTGGGGTACGGCCGTGAGGCCTACGTGTGGTCGATGTTCGCCGCCCTCGGCCTGTTCGTCGCCGGCGCCGCCGTCTCCATCACCCACGGCGTGCAGGAGCTCGCGCACCCGTCGCCCGCCTCCAACTTCACGGTCGCCTACCTGGTGCTGGCGGCGGCGTTCGTGTTCGAGGGCATCTCCTTCCTCCAGGCGGTGCGGCAGACGAGGCACGAGGCCCGGCGGGCCAGGCGCAGCCTGCTCGAGCATGCGCTCGAGACGTCCGACCCGACCCTGCGGGCCGTCTTCGCCGAGGACTCCGCCGCCCTGATCGGCATCGTCATCGCGTTCGCCGGCGTGCTCGCGCACGACCTGACCGGCTCCCCGGTGCCGGACGCCGTGGGGTCCATCGTGGTCGGGGTGCTCCTCGGCGTGGTCGCCGTCGTCCTCATCGACCGCAACCGCCGCTACCTCGTCGGGGTGGAGGTCAGCCCGACCACCCGCGAGGAGATGTTCCAGCACCTCAGCTCCCTGCCCGGCGTGGCCAGCGTCAACTACCTCCACATGGAGTTCGTCGGGCCCCGGGCGGTCTACCTGGTCGCGGGCGTCGACCTGAGCGGCGACGAGGCGGAGTCGAGCGTCGCCGCCCGCCTGCGGGAGCTGGAGCGCCGGCTCGAGCAGAGCCCCTTGGTCCTCGAGGCCGTGCTCACCGTGTCCCGGGCCGAGGACCACGCCCCCGGTCGGTGACCACTCGACTTACTCGTGGCCCGCCAGCACGGCGTCCCGCTCGGGCACGGACAGGAGGATGCAGAACTCGTTCCCCTCCGGGTCCGCCATGACGACCCATCCCGATCCGGGGCCGTACTCGCCACGCCGGTCCGCGACCTCCCGGGCGCCCATCCGCCGGACGCGTCGTACCTCGTCCTCCTGGGTGCCGGCCCGCGGCCGCAGGTCCAGGTGGATCCGGTTCTTGACGACCTTCCCCTCCGGCACCTCGATGAACAGCAGCCGGTGGCCGGTGTCCGGGTCGACGATCATGCACTCTTCGTCGCCCGGCCTGTTCGGGTCGTCGGCAAGGTCGACGTAGCCGAGGAGCTCCTTCCACCACGTGCTCAGCCCGTAGGCGTCGGCGCAGTCGACGGTGGTGTGCGAAACAAAAGAGGTCACCGGGGTCAATCTGCCGCGACGAGCACCAGCACGCACGCGATTTTTGGCTGGACCGCCGGACCGTCGACGAGCGTCGTGGGGGCGACGACGACGCAGCTGGCGGCACCGCGCCCCGCACCGGCGGCGGACGACGGCAGTGAGCCCTCAGGCCCGGGCCGGCAGGACGGCCGACGGCCCGACGGGCAGCGCATCCCCGAGCAGCTTGCCGCCGAAGGCGACCAGGACGAGGCCGGTGGCCCGGTCGATCACCGCGAGCCACCGCGGGTCGGCCAGCCAGCGACGGGCGTAGGCGCCCCCGACGATCAGCGCGGCGAACCAGGTCAACGACAACGCGCCGTGGACGCCGGCCAGCAGGGCGCCCATCAGCAAGGGTGACGCGCCGTCGGGGAGGAACTGCGGGATCGTGGCGACCCCGACCTTCGGGTTGAGCAGGTTGGTGCCGACGCCGATGAGCCATCCCTGCCGCGCCGACGGCGCACCCGCCGTCACGGGGGCGTCGTCCGTGGCCCGAGGAGCGCCGTCCCGGAACGACTTCCACAGCATCGAACCGCCGAGCCAGAGCATGTACACGGCACCGGCCAGCGTCAGTACCCGGTAGGCCACCTCCGACGTCGCCAGGAGTGCCGAGAGCCCGACGGCCGCGGCGACGCCCCACACCATCGCCCCTGTCGCGATCCCCAGGGCTGTCGCCCACGCGTACGGGCGCGCACGGGTGAGGGAGGACCGCAGCACCAGGGCGGTGTCCAGCCCCGGTACGAGGGTCAGGAGTCCTGCCACCACGGCGAAGCCCAGGAGGGCGTCGAGTACCGTCACCGACCCAGACTAGAAGAGGTCGCCGACCCGGCCGGGTACGTCAGCAGCACAGGTACCGGCCGGTCAGGACACCGCCGGGGCCGCCGCGCCGCACGAGCGGCACGGCAGCCCCGGCGCTCCCGCGTCACTCGGCGAGCGTCCACCCCTCGGCGACCATGCGCTCCCGGTCCGCCGGGCGCCGGTCGTCGAACAGAGGACCACGGTCGGAGTCGACCCGCACCCGGTCGAGGTACACGCCCTGCCCGCTGTACAGGGCGTCGGTGACGTAGCTGAGCCGGACGGTGACGTCGCCGGCCAGGCCGTCGAGCGGGAACGTGGCGTCCCACCACCGGTGGTCGCCGAAGCCCGAGACGACGCCGTCGCTCGCCCGTTCCTCCGGCCCGGCCACGAGGGTGCCGGGCAGGTGCTGCCAGGTGGCGCCGCCGTCGTCGGAGGCCTCGATGACGAGACGGTCCGTCTCCTCCGTGTGGAACCAGAGGTCCAGGGCCAGCTCGGCCCCGCCGTCGGGCACCGTGACGTCGAGGGAGAGCGTGTTCCTCAGTCGGTCACCCGATCCGGAGTGCCACGCCTGGCCCTGCGTGAACCGGTGGTCGGCGGCGGCGAGGCCCGCGGCGCGGGCGACCGCGCGGCGCTGCGGGTTCGGGCTGCCCCAGTCCCGGCTCGGGTGGACCCGGTTGGTCATGAGGATCGCGATGGTCTCGGTCCACGGGTCGATGACGAGCGAGGTGCCGGTGTAACCGGTGTGGCCGGCGCTGCCCGGGCTCGTCAGGGCGTCGTGGTAGAACCAGGCCTCCAGCTCCGGTCCCAGCCCGCGGTGGTTGGAGCTGATGTCGCCGGTGCGGTCCTGCATCATCTCCTGCACCGTGGCGGGCTCGAGGATGCGGGCCTGCCCGTAGCGGCCGCCGTTCAGCAGCATCTGGGCGAAGACGGCGAGGTCGTCGGCGGTGGAGAACACCCCGGCGTGGCCGGCGACGCCCCCCAGGGACCAGGCGTTCTCGTCGTGGACCTCGCCGTGGACGAGGCCGCGGCCGAGCGCGGGCTGGTACTCGGTGGCTGCGATGCGCGGCAGCAGCTCCTCGGGCGGGTTGTACATGGTGTCGCTCATCCCGAGCGGGCCGGTGATGTGCTCGCCGACGTACTCGTCGAGCCGCTGGCCGGACACCGTCTCGACGATCTCGCCGAGGGTAATGAGCCCGAGGTCGCTGTAGACGTAGCCCGTGCCGGGCTCGTACGCCGGCCTGACCGCGTAGACCGCGGCGAGCCGGGACTCGAGGTCCGGCTGGGTGTACAGCGGGATCCAGGCGGGCAGCCCGCCGGTGTGGGTGAGCAGCTGCTCCACCGTGACGTCCGCCTTGCCGTTCGCGGCGAACGCGGGGATGTGGTCCGCCACCCGGTCCTCGAGCGACACCTCGCCCGACTCGACGAGCTGCATCACCGCGACGGCGGTGAACAGCTTCGAGATGGACGCGAGGTCGAAGATCGTGTCGGTGCGCATCTCGACCTGCTCGGACGCGGGCAGCTCCGTCGTCGGGTCGGCCCACCGCAGCGAGTGGCCGACGGCCGTGCGCTCGGCGACCACGCCCTTCGAGGCGACCAGCGCGACGGCCCCCGGGTAGACCGGGTTCGGTCGCGTGGTGAGCCCGGCGGTCAGCGCGGGCTCGATCGCGGCGAGCGCCGCGGCGTCGAGGCCGGCCTGACTCGGGCTGCCGTCCTTGAGCGTGCGCGGCGGCGAGGTCGTCCTGTCCCACGGGTCGGCGGTGGCGACGGCGGAGCGCCCGGTTCCGGCGTCGGCGGGCACGGTGCGGGCAGTCATGGCGGTGGGGGCGCCGGGCGGGGTGGCCGCCCCCGCGGGGACGACGGCGGCCCCCACGAGGGCGGCCCCGAGGGCCGCGGCGGTCAGGGTCCTGCGCACCGGTCAGCCGTTCCGGCCCTGGCCGGGCTTGCCGGCGTGGTCGGGCTTGCCCGCGTGGTCCGGCCGGCCGGGTCCGTCGTCGTAGAGGCGGTACTCGTCGGCGAGCTCGTCGAAGGCAGCGAGCTCCTCCGCCCAGCCGGCGACGATCTCGTCGGGGTCCACGCCGGCGTCGAGCTGGGCGCGCACGTCCTTGGTGCCGGAGAGCTGGTCGATCCAGCACAGGTCCGCCTCGGTGCGGCACTTCGCGCCCTCGCGCCAGTCGACCTCGTCGATGTGGTCGAACAGCGCGTCGAGGACGTGCAGGCCGGTGCGGACCGGCTCGTAGGCCGCCTCGTCGAGGATGTGGATCTGCACGCCGCCGGAGAAGCGCCCGGAGTGCTTGCTGGCGCTGGGGGTGGCGGACATGGGCCGGAAGGTCACGCCCTCGAGGCCGCGCGAGTTGAGGTCCTGCGCGAGCGCGTAGGACTCGGTCTCGTCGATGTACGGCGCCCCGAACCACAGGAACGGCGTGGTGGTGCCGCGCCCCTCGGAGACGTTGATCGACTCGATGAGCCCGGTGCCGGGGTAGACGATCGCCGTCTCGCGGGTGGGGATGTTGGGCGAGGGCAGCACCCAGGGCAGGTCCCAGTCCTCGATGATGGAGGACGGGTCGTAGCCCTCCATCTCGATCACCGTCAGGTCGGCGGGCGTCTCGAGGAACTCGTTGTTGAAGAGGGTGGCGAGCTCACCGACGGTCAGGCCGTGCTGCAGCGGGATCTCGCGCAGGCCCACGAAGGAGCTGATCTGCGGGTAGTCCAGGACGGGGCCGTCCATCCGGTCGCCGAGCGGGTTGGGCCGGTCGAGGACCACGAAGGTCTTGCCGTTCTCCGCGGCGGCCTCCATGGCGTAGTACATCGTCCAGATGTAGGTGTAGAAGCGGGCGCCGATGTCCTGGATGTCGAAGAGGAGGACGTCGACGTTCTCCAGCATCTCCGCGTTCGGCT
It encodes the following:
- a CDS encoding vWA domain-containing protein; translated protein: MHLTTHLDVDVVAVETDSTLSMLLEIAAPAPDADAERAAATLQVVLDRSGSMHGAPLEGAKRALIELVDRLDPRDRFGLVAFDDEARVVVPAGPVTDKAAIRSAVAAIHAGGSTDLAAGYLRGLKEARRAATAAGATLVLISDGHANHGETRPDVLGAVAAKARTQGVTTSSLGYGLGYDERLLSALARSGGGNESFAEDPDAAAQAIAAEVDGLLSQAAQAATLLVTMSPQVRGLQVLNDLPANLVEQGVQVEIGGLYAGETRKLVLTFDVPRLPVLGLLQVAELTLDWVELPNLEQHTVTVPVHVNVVPGDVAAGRVPDPVVRTELAYLEAQRAKREASTLLSDGDIAGALRHLQSAGGTVAAAMASAPMSMRASLHEESAVLSELIGNVRDGAHSRAAKYTSADARRKSSYYGRGMS
- a CDS encoding helix-turn-helix domain-containing protein, which codes for MGIEESPGGDSRNSKDRYSGLARLLRGRREELGLSRRDVVTRTKLSYPYVSQLEGGYRAPSLGSARKLADALHLPVEEVVRAAGGDLTGSPEPSTPARRAAPAGHFRNPAYSDGIMQDGAAAPSDLAAATAQPGDTTGDVETAALRRAAPHAPADRDPLSLLGGAGHVPGAAFAAAAAAPRRRTGPGELEAVADDVATLLHRLPPQSRLDALALVQSRLMAEMVQEQVRRATEG
- a CDS encoding VOC family protein, whose protein sequence is MSVFVDDQQKALEFYTDTLGFMPKNDVPAGAFRWLTVVGADEPDGVELLLEPDEHPAAKAFKAALMEDGIPAASFAVDDLDATYEELTAKGVRFTQEPTPMGPGLKTAVLDDTCGNLIMLSSMA
- a CDS encoding ArsR/SmtB family transcription factor, whose amino-acid sequence is MADVYRALADPTRRLILDELLLRDGQTLFEICGRLTMRHGSTSTRQAVSQHLAVLEDAGLVRSHRDGRTKIHHLDTEPLRAIIERWPLHRTGE
- a CDS encoding cation diffusion facilitator family transporter, producing the protein MNLTVVVALAANALVALAKTFAALFTGSASMVAESAHSWADTGNQVLLLIADRRSRRRPDAAHPLGYGREAYVWSMFAALGLFVAGAAVSITHGVQELAHPSPASNFTVAYLVLAAAFVFEGISFLQAVRQTRHEARRARRSLLEHALETSDPTLRAVFAEDSAALIGIVIAFAGVLAHDLTGSPVPDAVGSIVVGVLLGVVAVVLIDRNRRYLVGVEVSPTTREEMFQHLSSLPGVASVNYLHMEFVGPRAVYLVAGVDLSGDEAESSVAARLRELERRLEQSPLVLEAVLTVSRAEDHAPGR
- a CDS encoding VOC family protein, whose product is MTSFVSHTTVDCADAYGLSTWWKELLGYVDLADDPNRPGDEECMIVDPDTGHRLLFIEVPEGKVVKNRIHLDLRPRAGTQEDEVRRVRRMGAREVADRRGEYGPGSGWVVMADPEGNEFCILLSVPERDAVLAGHE
- a CDS encoding LysE family translocator, yielding MTVLDALLGFAVVAGLLTLVPGLDTALVLRSSLTRARPYAWATALGIATGAMVWGVAAAVGLSALLATSEVAYRVLTLAGAVYMLWLGGSMLWKSFRDGAPRATDDAPVTAGAPSARQGWLIGVGTNLLNPKVGVATIPQFLPDGASPLLMGALLAGVHGALSLTWFAALIVGGAYARRWLADPRWLAVIDRATGLVLVAFGGKLLGDALPVGPSAVLPARA
- a CDS encoding serine hydrolase domain-containing protein — translated: MRRTLTAAALGAALVGAAVVPAGAATPPGAPTAMTARTVPADAGTGRSAVATADPWDRTTSPPRTLKDGSPSQAGLDAAALAAIEPALTAGLTTRPNPVYPGAVALVASKGVVAERTAVGHSLRWADPTTELPASEQVEMRTDTIFDLASISKLFTAVAVMQLVESGEVSLEDRVADHIPAFAANGKADVTVEQLLTHTGGLPAWIPLYTQPDLESRLAAVYAVRPAYEPGTGYVYSDLGLITLGEIVETVSGQRLDEYVGEHITGPLGMSDTMYNPPEELLPRIAATEYQPALGRGLVHGEVHDENAWSLGGVAGHAGVFSTADDLAVFAQMLLNGGRYGQARILEPATVQEMMQDRTGDISSNHRGLGPELEAWFYHDALTSPGSAGHTGYTGTSLVIDPWTETIAILMTNRVHPSRDWGSPNPQRRAVARAAGLAAADHRFTQGQAWHSGSGDRLRNTLSLDVTVPDGGAELALDLWFHTEETDRLVIEASDDGGATWQHLPGTLVAGPEERASDGVVSGFGDHRWWDATFPLDGLAGDVTVRLSYVTDALYSGQGVYLDRVRVDSDRGPLFDDRRPADRERMVAEGWTLAE
- a CDS encoding exo-beta-N-acetylmuramidase NamZ family protein, with translation MTVRRSSRTAALALAVSGVVGVSGALAATNPGERPETPPGLDQQLQLGVEVLVEDQIDMLEGKRVGLITNPTGVTSDLTHTIDALIAGEEAGDYELTALYGPEHGVRGGVPAGAYVESYTDERTGLPVYSLYGPTRKPNAEMLENVDVLLFDIQDIGARFYTYIWTMYYAMEAAAENGKTFVVLDRPNPLGDRMDGPVLDYPQISSFVGLREIPLQHGLTVGELATLFNNEFLETPADLTVIEMEGYDPSSIIEDWDLPWVLPSPNIPTRETAIVYPGTGLIESINVSEGRGTTTPFLWFGAPYIDETESYALAQDLNSRGLEGVTFRPMSATPSASKHSGRFSGGVQIHILDEAAYEPVRTGLHVLDALFDHIDEVDWREGAKCRTEADLCWIDQLSGTKDVRAQLDAGVDPDEIVAGWAEELAAFDELADEYRLYDDGPGRPDHAGKPDHAGKPGQGRNG